The following coding sequences are from one Bacteroidota bacterium window:
- a CDS encoding valine--tRNA ligase: MAEPLAKAYSPNAVEKTWYERWEQYHLFDANRAELNPQDPTGRRAVDMPPFVVVIPPPNVTGILHMGHALNNSIQDVYVRLNRMLGHEALWMPGTDHAGIATQTKIEREMRAEGLTRHDLGREKFVERVWEWKEKYGGIILDQLRALGCSCDWRRTRFTMDPAYYEAVIECFVRLHEKGLIYRGKRIINWSPLAQSALSDEEVIHKETQGKLYFFRYPIVGSRDGEPEYLTIATTRPETMLGDVAVAVNPDDDRYKHLVGRTLVLPLVEREIPIIADAYVDKEFGTGCVKITPAHDVNDFEIGLRHNLAQINVMDTHGVINENGGRFAGLDRFDARKRVVEELQLLGLVEKIENYTHSVGYSERGGEMVEPYLSDQWFVSMKPLAEPALRVVDEGLVHLHPERWVTTYRHWMTNIRDWCISRQLWWGHRIPAWYAETGEIFVGRNEPEARAKATAAGYTGPLVQDPDVLDTWFSSWLWPMATLGWPEATPDLIEFYPTSLLSTGFEIIFFWVARMIMAGIEFMPSIPMKDGSPRTELKDLIPFRDVYFHNIVRDLDGRKMSKSLGNSPDLLELLARYGTDAVRFSLLYLAPLGQDIRFAEASCEIGRNFANKLWNATRFVIMKRDEYQAKLPATTEFESEAADSGKRIVDSVKRSTPHSPLSTIHYPLSTLSDKWIISRANRAARDIRKAFDNYEINEATKVLYDFVWGDFCDWYLEIVKLQPDSVPLAVEILEGILRLLHPIMPFVTEELWHALTGVPEDVLLGRDDYITPDTYKIDDEAEREFLLVQKTVEAARLIRSTLNLPPSASASIVVQARNAEGLRALQSCSHIIERLARASELTIEAEGTEYSSREYTSELVGGDARVFVKQPTVSVADRAKEHERLSKELVRVRSQFEQVTAKLSNDGFLARAPEQVVLKEREKQSNYADQIEKLEGSLKELA; the protein is encoded by the coding sequence ATGGCAGAACCCTTAGCAAAAGCATATTCCCCGAACGCCGTCGAAAAAACATGGTACGAGCGATGGGAACAATATCATCTATTTGATGCGAACCGCGCGGAGCTAAATCCGCAGGACCCGACCGGACGCCGCGCGGTCGATATGCCGCCATTCGTCGTGGTCATTCCACCCCCGAATGTAACGGGCATTCTGCACATGGGCCACGCGCTGAATAATTCGATTCAGGACGTCTATGTCCGCCTGAACCGGATGCTGGGCCATGAAGCACTCTGGATGCCCGGCACCGATCACGCCGGTATCGCCACGCAGACGAAGATCGAACGCGAGATGCGGGCCGAGGGGCTCACGCGGCACGACCTGGGACGCGAGAAATTCGTCGAGCGCGTCTGGGAGTGGAAAGAAAAATACGGCGGGATCATTCTCGATCAGCTCCGTGCACTCGGGTGCTCCTGCGATTGGCGCCGCACCCGTTTTACAATGGACCCGGCGTACTATGAAGCTGTGATCGAGTGCTTCGTCCGTCTCCACGAGAAAGGACTGATCTATCGCGGCAAGCGAATCATCAATTGGTCGCCACTCGCGCAGTCTGCGCTTTCCGATGAAGAGGTTATACACAAGGAAACCCAGGGCAAGCTCTACTTCTTCCGTTATCCCATCGTCGGTTCACGTGATGGCGAGCCGGAATATCTGACGATTGCGACAACGCGTCCCGAGACAATGCTCGGCGATGTGGCCGTGGCTGTCAATCCCGACGACGACCGCTACAAGCACCTCGTGGGCCGCACGTTGGTCCTGCCTCTGGTCGAGCGCGAGATTCCGATCATCGCGGATGCCTATGTGGACAAAGAATTCGGTACTGGCTGCGTCAAGATCACACCGGCGCACGACGTGAATGATTTCGAGATTGGTTTGCGGCACAACCTCGCGCAGATCAACGTGATGGACACGCACGGTGTCATCAACGAGAACGGCGGACGCTTTGCCGGACTCGACCGGTTCGATGCCCGAAAGCGTGTCGTCGAAGAACTGCAACTACTCGGTCTGGTCGAAAAGATCGAGAACTATACGCACTCCGTCGGTTATTCGGAGCGTGGCGGCGAGATGGTCGAGCCATATCTCTCGGACCAGTGGTTCGTGAGCATGAAACCGCTCGCGGAACCCGCGTTGAGAGTAGTGGACGAGGGGCTCGTGCACCTGCATCCCGAGCGATGGGTCACCACGTATCGCCACTGGATGACGAACATCCGAGATTGGTGTATCTCGCGGCAGCTCTGGTGGGGCCACCGGATACCCGCGTGGTATGCGGAGACCGGCGAGATTTTTGTTGGCCGCAATGAACCGGAAGCACGCGCGAAAGCTACCGCAGCCGGTTACACTGGCCCGCTCGTGCAAGATCCAGATGTGCTCGATACGTGGTTCTCGTCATGGCTCTGGCCGATGGCGACGCTCGGCTGGCCCGAAGCGACACCGGACCTGATCGAGTTCTATCCGACTTCGCTGCTCTCGACCGGCTTCGAGATTATCTTCTTCTGGGTCGCGCGGATGATCATGGCCGGCATCGAGTTCATGCCGTCGATTCCAATGAAAGACGGCTCGCCGCGAACCGAACTGAAGGACTTGATCCCCTTCCGCGACGTCTATTTCCACAACATCGTGCGCGATTTGGATGGCCGCAAGATGTCGAAATCGCTCGGCAACTCGCCGGACTTGCTCGAACTCCTCGCGCGCTATGGCACCGACGCCGTGCGGTTTTCGCTGCTCTATCTCGCACCGCTTGGTCAGGACATTCGCTTTGCCGAAGCCTCCTGCGAGATTGGCCGCAACTTCGCGAACAAACTTTGGAATGCGACGCGCTTCGTCATCATGAAGCGCGATGAATATCAGGCGAAGCTACCGGCCACTACGGAGTTTGAATCGGAAGCAGCGGATAGTGGAAAGAGGATAGTGGACAGTGTTAAGCGATCCACTCCCCATTCTCCATTATCCACTATCCACTATCCACTATCCACTTTATCGGACAAGTGGATCATTAGCCGCGCCAACCGTGCCGCGCGTGATATCCGCAAGGCTTTCGATAACTACGAGATCAACGAGGCGACGAAAGTCCTCTACGATTTCGTTTGGGGCGATTTCTGCGATTGGTACCTTGAGATCGTCAAACTTCAACCGGATTCGGTGCCGCTGGCGGTTGAAATTTTGGAGGGCATCCTCCGTTTGTTGCATCCGATCATGCCGTTTGTCACTGAAGAACTTTGGCATGCACTGACCGGCGTGCCGGAAGACGTGCTGCTCGGCCGCGACGATTACATCACGCCAGATACGTATAAGATCGATGACGAAGCGGAACGGGAGTTCTTGCTCGTTCAGAAGACAGTCGAGGCAGCGCGGCTGATTCGCTCCACGCTCAATCTTCCTCCATCGGCCTCGGCATCGATCGTGGTTCAAGCCCGAAATGCCGAAGGTCTGCGGGCCCTCCAATCGTGCTCGCATATCATCGAGCGGCTGGCACGTGCCAGTGAACTGACGATTGAAGCCGAGGGTACCGAGTATTCGTCACGCGAGTATACCAGCGAACTCGTCGGTGGTGATGCGCGTGTATTTGTGAAGCAACCAACGGTATCTGTCGCCGACCGCGCCAAAGAGCACGAACGGCTCTCGAAGGAGCTCGTCCGGGTCCGATCTCAATTCGAGCAGGTAACCGCGAAGCTTTCAAATGATGGGTTTCTTGCGCGCGCGCCCGAACAGGTCGTGCTGAAGGAGCGGGAGAAGCAATCAAACTATGCAGATCAGATTGAAAAGCTCGAAGGAAGCCTAAAAGAGCTCGCATAG
- a CDS encoding PHB depolymerase family esterase, which yields MFEHLRKLQGCVIALFLIILAPTLRAQQQDYYAFVRADWHLAGIAEYQSDWRGAIEYYQQAVEHSASLPLVVREWYRGTAEYGIARCSARIHEDSASRTHLDRAFHHHFWNSPLIRLDSLLVSACGSTWLDSESQFWATVCAEERPTWHAQPPLIYYPNGYDSTDRWPLIIAMHGGNGNYESFAERWPEMANLLKAVIVVPAGIIRESEITNSWGSNMDAIEGPILKIASDFTHAHRVDASQVYLTGFSQGAQASIELTLRHPDIFHGAIAMSGFTSDPPNDSALAVARARGVRIYAISGEYEDPTFHAQIQGIHDLCAKGGIPFDLTIVPGMIHEVPLDLRTKFLAGWNWVRPPAQAAVHRGE from the coding sequence ATGTTCGAACACTTGCGTAAGCTGCAGGGATGTGTCATTGCTTTGTTTTTAATCATCCTGGCTCCCACACTTCGGGCGCAGCAACAGGATTACTATGCATTTGTCCGAGCCGACTGGCATCTAGCCGGCATTGCCGAGTATCAATCGGACTGGCGCGGCGCCATCGAATACTACCAACAGGCCGTCGAACATAGTGCTTCTCTTCCGCTGGTTGTTCGGGAGTGGTATCGAGGAACCGCAGAGTATGGCATTGCTCGCTGTTCTGCCCGCATCCATGAGGATTCGGCGTCACGGACACACCTCGATCGCGCATTTCATCACCATTTTTGGAATTCCCCGCTGATTCGACTCGACAGTCTGCTGGTCTCCGCTTGCGGTTCGACATGGCTTGATAGTGAATCGCAGTTTTGGGCTACCGTCTGCGCCGAGGAACGTCCGACGTGGCATGCGCAGCCGCCATTGATCTACTATCCGAATGGCTACGACTCAACAGACCGGTGGCCGCTAATCATCGCGATGCATGGTGGCAATGGCAACTACGAAAGTTTTGCAGAGCGATGGCCTGAAATGGCAAATCTGCTGAAGGCTGTCATCGTTGTTCCGGCGGGTATTATTCGCGAGTCCGAAATCACGAATTCCTGGGGCTCGAATATGGACGCAATCGAAGGACCGATTCTCAAGATCGCGAGTGATTTCACACACGCGCATCGTGTCGATGCTTCGCAAGTGTATCTCACAGGCTTTTCGCAGGGCGCACAGGCGTCCATTGAACTCACGCTTCGGCATCCCGATATTTTTCACGGCGCAATTGCGATGTCCGGCTTCACGTCCGATCCACCGAACGACAGCGCGCTTGCGGTTGCCCGCGCCAGAGGTGTTCGTATCTATGCCATCAGTGGCGAGTATGAGGATCCGACATTTCACGCACAAATCCAAGGCATCCACGATCTGTGCGCAAAAGGCGGGATTCCGTTCGATCTCACCATCGTCCCTGGTATGATCCACGAAGTCCCACTAGATCTTCGTACAAAATTTCTTGCCGGATGGAATTGGGTTCGGCCGCCAGCGCAGGCTGCCGTTCATCGAGGAGAATAG
- a CDS encoding DUF302 domain-containing protein, with product MDYYFSKTLHTTFDDAIARATAGLATEGFGVLTEIDVAATLKKKLDVDFRPYRILGACNPAFAHRALSAEDKIGTMLPCNVVVQELAPGQVEVIAVDPIASMAAVQNEALMPIATEVREKLKRVIDRLS from the coding sequence ATGGATTACTATTTTTCAAAAACACTTCACACGACGTTCGATGATGCAATTGCGCGCGCGACGGCTGGCCTGGCCACCGAAGGATTCGGTGTCCTTACCGAGATCGATGTCGCGGCAACGCTCAAGAAGAAACTGGACGTGGATTTTCGACCGTACCGCATACTTGGCGCCTGCAATCCTGCCTTTGCGCATCGTGCGTTATCGGCCGAAGATAAGATCGGGACGATGCTGCCGTGCAATGTCGTAGTGCAAGAACTTGCTCCGGGTCAGGTCGAAGTTATAGCCGTCGATCCCATTGCATCGATGGCCGCAGTACAAAACGAAGCGCTGATGCCGATCGCGACGGAAGTTCGCGAGAAACTCAAGCGTGTCATCGATCGGCTTTCGTAA
- a CDS encoding MgtC/SapB family protein yields MPANYHSNESFDGFIAMAHAYGPRILSAVLGGGLIGAENQVYGKAAGLRTSLLVTLAGCVITIVSIETSVLFGGEPGRITAQILTGIGFIGGGVILQQRGKIHGITTAASIFVSAGIGIVAGSGFIFSAVAIALIAFVILLLLRPVDYFIDRYPPFLRLREIDREAFKARLRRKEVKKVAKEIAPDEQV; encoded by the coding sequence ATGCCAGCTAACTATCATTCCAACGAGAGCTTTGACGGGTTTATCGCCATGGCCCACGCCTACGGGCCGCGCATTCTCTCGGCCGTCCTTGGTGGCGGCCTGATCGGCGCGGAGAATCAGGTCTATGGCAAAGCCGCAGGGCTTCGGACAAGCCTGCTCGTAACGCTCGCCGGTTGCGTGATCACAATCGTCTCGATCGAGACTTCGGTACTCTTCGGCGGTGAGCCCGGTCGTATCACCGCGCAAATTCTCACCGGGATCGGCTTTATCGGCGGCGGTGTGATTTTGCAGCAGCGCGGCAAGATTCACGGGATCACAACGGCGGCATCCATTTTCGTTTCGGCGGGTATCGGTATCGTTGCCGGTTCAGGATTTATCTTTAGTGCCGTCGCAATCGCGCTGATTGCATTCGTGATTCTTCTCCTCCTGCGTCCCGTCGATTACTTCATCGACCGCTACCCACCGTTCCTTCGTCTGCGTGAGATCGATCGCGAAGCGTTCAAGGCCAGACTTCGCCGTAAGGAAGTCAAAAAGGTGGCGAAAGAGATCGCGCCAGACGAACAAGTCTGA
- a CDS encoding ABC transporter ATP-binding protein: MLTVQDLHVSYGEIKAIRGISLEVPDGSIVTLIGANGAGKTTLLRTISGLLKAKSGSIAWNGKNITNCPPHDVVKLGIAHAPEGRMIFANLTVLENLRMGAFLRKDREEIARDLEFSYTIFPRLKERLWQPGGTLSGGEQQMLAIARALMSKPKMLLLDEPSLGIAPILVRTIFEKIKEINRELGVTVLLVEQNANLALAIAHTAYVIETGKIVLSGPARELAENEEVKHAYLGTG, translated from the coding sequence ATGCTAACAGTCCAGGACCTGCACGTTTCCTACGGCGAGATCAAAGCGATCCGCGGCATCTCGCTCGAGGTGCCTGATGGCTCGATCGTCACGCTCATCGGCGCGAATGGCGCTGGCAAAACCACGTTGCTGCGAACGATCTCGGGTCTCCTGAAGGCCAAGAGCGGTTCGATCGCATGGAACGGCAAGAATATTACCAACTGCCCGCCGCACGATGTCGTCAAGCTCGGCATCGCACATGCACCTGAAGGGCGAATGATCTTTGCCAACCTGACAGTACTCGAGAACCTTCGCATGGGTGCATTCCTCAGAAAGGACCGAGAGGAAATCGCGCGCGATCTGGAATTCTCCTATACCATTTTTCCGCGACTCAAAGAGCGACTCTGGCAACCGGGCGGCACGCTCTCCGGTGGCGAGCAACAAATGCTGGCCATCGCCCGCGCGCTTATGTCCAAGCCGAAAATGCTCCTGCTCGATGAGCCCTCACTTGGCATCGCGCCGATTCTAGTCCGAACGATCTTCGAGAAGATCAAGGAAATCAACCGTGAGCTTGGCGTTACAGTGCTACTCGTCGAGCAAAATGCGAACCTTGCACTGGCCATCGCGCACACGGCATACGTGATCGAGACCGGCAAGATTGTCCTGAGCGGTCCCGCGCGCGAACTTGCAGAGAATGAAGAAGTCAAGCATGCCTATTTAGGGACGGGGTAA